One genomic region from Rosa rugosa chromosome 1, drRosRugo1.1, whole genome shotgun sequence encodes:
- the LOC133725136 gene encoding COP9 signalosome complex subunit 5-like, which produces MSLTCVTMSEDVWLTCMTHALSTETEEIMGLLLGDIENSANGGVTAVIWGASPQTRSDRRKDRVETNPEQLAAASAQAERMTISSGRTTRVIGWYHSHPHITVLPSHVDVRTQAMYQLLDSGFIGLIFSCFSEDINKVGRIQVIAFQSSDGKQHHMSRPISLSPVNKSSIIEVDSSLSTSESAPVRSGSTRAEAAEQDTADSRTSGTIKAGGRSSELGHFFASAEANHQDRERTGGNYPTETSANNIVDIDPMDMSESMQEAMHRSNLDMSGAEYVRKEVPLYVLPTSSLIKLDSPLMSFTELQRVLYEEERAAYNQAILQNMRDGKMHPLTFIHHTSMYQSSMCKLIEYCLSPAINALQCRLRENEIRLALLTDEVKGLENETRRGSESSSGSPRQVLSPTLRGSAPLGHRDLFSPRSVTGPGSRSRKGSA; this is translated from the exons ATGTCTTTAACGTGTGTGACAATGTCGGAGGACGTCTGGTTAACTTGTATGACTCATGCATTGTCCACCGAGACCGAGGAGATCATGGGCCTCCTTCTTGGTGATATTGAG AACTCTGCAAATGGGGGTGTGACTGCcgtgatttggggagcatcaCCTCAGACTCGATCAGACCGGAGGAAGGATCGTGTTGAAACTAATCCTGAGCAGTTGGCTGCTGCATCAGCTCAAGCCGAAA GAATGACAATATCATCTGGAAGAACAACTAGAGTGATTGGGTGGTACCATTCACATCCTCATATTACGGTTCTTCCTTCCCATGTTG ATGTACGGACTCAGGCAATGTATCAACTTCTAGATTCTGGGTTCATCGGGCTGATATTTTCCTGTTTCAGTGAAGATATAAACAAG GTTGGACGAATACAAGTCATTGCCTTTCAGTCCTCAGATGGGAAGCAGCATCACATGTCAAGACCTATATCTTTATCTCCAGTAAATAAAAGTTCAATTATAGAAGTTGACTCGTCTTTAAGTACCTCAGAAAGTGCACCAGTAAGATCTGGCTCGACTAGAGCAGAAGCTGCTGAACAAGACACAGCTGATTCAAGAACTTCTGGAACTATAAAG GCTGGCGGAAGATCTTCAGAACTTGGGCATTTCTTTGCTAGTGCTGAGGCAAATCATCAAGACAGAGAAAGAACCGGAGGGAACTACCCCACAGAAACTTCAGCCAACAATATTGTTGATATAGATCCCATGGATATGTCTGAGAGTATGCAAGAAGCAATGCACCGTTCGAATTTGGATATGAG TGGTGCTGAGTATGTAAGAAAAGAAGTTCCTCTTTATGTTTTACCAACCTCATCTCTTATTAAGCTTGATTCACCTCTAATGTCATTTACGGAATTGCAACGAGTACTGTATGAGGAGGAGCGAGCGGCATATAACCAAGCAATCTTGCAAAATATGAG ggacGGGAAAATGCATCCACTTACTTTCATACATCACACATCAATGTATCAATCTTCCATGTGCAAATTAATCGAATATTG CTTAAGTCCTGCCATAAATGCACTGCAGTGTCGGTTAAGAGAGAATGAAATTCGG TTGGCATTGCTCACTGATGAAGTGAAGGGTTTGGAGAACGAAACACGTAGAGGAAGCGAGTCAAGTTCTGGATCTCCTCGTCAAGTTTTGTCGCCTACACTCCGAGGAAGTGCTCCTTTAGGCCATAGGGACTTGTTCAGTCCAAGGAGTGTAACAGGTCCTGGTAGTCGAAGCAGAAAAGGATCAGCATAG